One segment of Rhipicephalus sanguineus isolate Rsan-2018 chromosome 6, BIME_Rsan_1.4, whole genome shotgun sequence DNA contains the following:
- the LOC119397887 gene encoding uncharacterized protein LOC119397887 isoform X5 yields MITMTRVAPLALAALLCSASVLGKLGAPGGPRKLHHDIADSFKVIENFPYTVAISDSDNDTVFECVAANRTEIDPEAQTATFVWLFQGNENSPKQDIPFYVKTGEEPGTLLFSVEGDPTVREGRYYYTDYKTCVVLDMEYHGHQCILWTQRAVKDNVPQHCIDQFVDTCGVVPPPHSRDLCPDGEGDY; encoded by the exons ATGATTACAATGACACGAGTGGCGCCGTTGGCTCTCGCTGCCCTGTTGTGTTCGGCGTCTGTGCTAGGAAAGCTCGGAGCACCTGGCGGCCCTCGAAAGCTACATCACGACATTGCAGATAGTTTCAAG GTGATCGAGAACTTTCCGTACACCGTAGCCATTTCCGATTCAGACAACGACACTGTCTTCGAATGTGTGGCCGCTAACAGAACGGAGATTGACCCGGAGGCTCAAACAGCTACATTTGTCTGGCTCTTCCAAGGAAACGAGAACTCTCCAAA GCAGGATATTCCTTTCTACGTAAAGACTGGAGAGGAACCTGGAACGCTGCTCTTCTCCGTGGAAGGCG ATCCCACAGTTAGGGAGGGCCGCTACTATTACACAGACTACAAAACCTGCGTCGTACTGGACATGGAATACCACGGACATC AATGCATTCTGTGGACACAAAGAGCAGTGAAGGATAATGTTCCGCAGCACTGCATTGACCAGTTTGTCGACACGTGCGGCGTCGTCCCTCCCCCCCACAGCAGAGACCTCTGCCCGGACGGTGAAGGCGACTACTAG